In a single window of the Pseudodesulfovibrio profundus genome:
- a CDS encoding HDOD domain-containing protein codes for MQRIAIDKLEPGMILGEDLTTEEGRLLLPRGAMLTSGHIRTCRVWGIPDAVIQGEEEENDGYPDSFDQIDPEVLDACKIMAAQRFVLNPSTHPAVKQMAKLYVLHQSRGLDADQARWMLTATPHDDSFAFYGEEEEERVRIRPDEVVKEELKLATLPDVVTKIVENIDNPSSSAAYISEIISRDVALSAKLLKVVNTPFYGFASKIDTLSRAVTIVGTRQLTNLALGISVINSFADIPEEFFTLKEFWLHSITCGIVARLLADEAGLEGGETFFVGGLLHDIGRLVMLKNHPEASTNVLRPAKTGRRALVEVERTIWGCTHADIAGKLLQSWRLPVRLQAMVANHHSPMASSTPREAAVIHVADFITHGIGIGSSGCSLVPVLNAEAWMQLGLPESAIKPITRKAERQAHDVMTAFFGQME; via the coding sequence ATGCAAAGAATTGCCATAGATAAACTTGAGCCGGGAATGATCCTCGGCGAAGACCTGACCACGGAAGAAGGACGCCTGCTGCTACCCAGAGGAGCCATGCTCACCAGTGGGCACATTCGAACATGCCGTGTCTGGGGAATCCCCGATGCTGTCATTCAGGGAGAAGAAGAGGAGAATGACGGGTATCCCGATTCATTCGACCAGATCGACCCCGAAGTGCTCGACGCATGCAAGATCATGGCTGCCCAACGTTTCGTGCTGAACCCCTCGACCCATCCGGCGGTCAAGCAAATGGCCAAGCTGTATGTGCTCCATCAATCACGCGGGCTGGATGCCGATCAGGCCCGCTGGATGCTCACGGCAACGCCCCATGACGATTCGTTCGCATTCTATGGTGAGGAAGAAGAAGAGCGCGTCAGAATTCGCCCTGATGAAGTCGTCAAGGAAGAGCTTAAACTCGCCACCCTGCCCGATGTCGTCACCAAAATCGTCGAGAACATCGACAACCCCAGCAGTTCAGCCGCCTACATTTCAGAAATCATCAGCCGCGACGTCGCCCTCTCCGCCAAGCTGCTCAAGGTGGTCAACACCCCGTTCTACGGCTTTGCCAGCAAGATCGACACCCTCTCTCGTGCCGTGACCATCGTCGGCACCCGCCAACTGACCAATCTTGCTCTCGGTATCTCTGTCATCAATTCCTTTGCGGACATTCCTGAAGAATTTTTCACGCTCAAGGAGTTCTGGCTGCACTCGATCACCTGCGGAATCGTGGCCCGCCTGCTGGCTGATGAAGCCGGCCTGGAAGGAGGGGAAACATTCTTTGTGGGAGGCCTGCTGCACGACATCGGACGACTGGTCATGCTCAAGAATCACCCGGAGGCATCTACCAATGTCCTTCGTCCGGCAAAGACCGGCCGCCGTGCACTGGTGGAAGTGGAACGAACCATATGGGGCTGCACACACGCCGACATCGCAGGGAAGCTGCTCCAGTCGTGGCGTCTTCCTGTCCGGCTTCAGGCCATGGTCGCCAACCACCATTCGCCCATGGCTTCCTCCACCCCAAGAGAAGCGGCAGTGATCCACGTGGCGGATTTCATCACCCACGGCATCGGCATCGGTTCCAGCGGATGCTCACTGGTCCCGGTTCTCAACGCCGAGGCATGGATGCAGCTTGGTCTTCCCGAAAGCGCCATCAAGCCCATTACCCGCAAGGCCGAGCGACAGGCCCACGACGTGATGACCGCTTTCTTCGGACAAATGGAGTAG
- a CDS encoding VOC family protein gives MVKYTGINHLAMVTGDMDTTIRFWRDLLGMRMVVGLGHPGYRHYFFEIAEHDMIAFFEWPGVEPLDEKDHGFPVKGKAAFDHLSFEVSCEQDLWELKDKFEAADIWCSEVVDHGFIHSIYTFDPNNIAIEFSAPVPGVDIRKTPVMTDSSPCEEAQKGPEPQPGVWPEVTEPTPIEDRAVYDGEGEKILEAVREKEKAK, from the coding sequence ATGGTTAAATATACCGGCATCAACCATCTCGCCATGGTCACGGGCGATATGGATACGACAATTCGGTTTTGGCGTGACCTGCTGGGGATGCGCATGGTCGTGGGACTTGGTCACCCCGGGTACCGCCATTATTTTTTTGAGATCGCAGAGCACGACATGATCGCCTTTTTCGAGTGGCCGGGTGTGGAGCCTCTGGATGAAAAGGACCACGGTTTCCCGGTCAAAGGCAAGGCTGCCTTCGATCACTTGTCGTTCGAGGTCTCCTGCGAACAGGATTTGTGGGAACTGAAGGACAAGTTCGAAGCTGCGGACATCTGGTGCTCCGAGGTGGTGGATCATGGATTCATTCACTCCATTTACACCTTTGACCCCAACAATATCGCCATCGAGTTCAGCGCGCCCGTTCCCGGTGTTGATATCCGCAAGACCCCGGTCATGACGGATTCATCTCCCTGTGAGGAAGCGCAAAAGGGACCCGAACCACAGCCGGGCGTCTGGCCCGAAGTGACGGAGCCGACCCCTATTGAGGACAGGGCTGTCTATGACGGGGAAGGCGAAAAGATTCTCGAAGCGGTTCGGGAAAAGGAAAAAGCAAAGTAG
- a CDS encoding acyl-CoA thioesterase, producing the protein MEPKSAKESEVIMTHLVLPQDANPAGNLHGGVILKHIDTAGGVVAKKHCRMNIVTASIDRMAFKLPAYMGELLTFKASLNHVGKTSMEVGVRVEAEDLKTGEIRHTNSAYLTFVALDDDGRPAQVPPLLLETETARRRYKEAELRRSLRQKERALEEGQTVCLGKES; encoded by the coding sequence GTGGAACCGAAATCCGCCAAGGAATCCGAAGTGATCATGACCCATCTGGTGTTGCCCCAGGATGCCAATCCTGCAGGGAACCTCCACGGTGGCGTGATCCTCAAACATATTGATACAGCCGGCGGCGTTGTTGCCAAGAAACACTGCCGCATGAATATCGTCACCGCCTCCATTGACCGGATGGCCTTCAAGCTGCCTGCCTACATGGGAGAACTGCTGACCTTCAAGGCGTCGCTGAACCATGTGGGTAAAACATCCATGGAAGTCGGTGTTCGCGTTGAGGCCGAAGACCTCAAGACGGGCGAAATCCGCCATACCAACTCGGCCTATCTGACATTCGTGGCACTGGATGACGATGGACGTCCGGCCCAGGTGCCGCCACTGCTGCTGGAGACCGAAACCGCCAGACGTCGATACAAGGAAGCGGAACTGCGCCGCTCTCTCAGACAAAAAGAGCGTGCACTGGAAGAAGGGCAGACCGTCTGCCTCGGCAAGGAGAGTTAG
- a CDS encoding metallophosphoesterase family protein — protein sequence MSKIAIISDPHANLEALIRVLDDIEDHSVDEIICTGDLIGYGPQPQECCDLAREREITVLQGNHEQGLINIYHLQGFNQPAKDALRKTRAMISDETYTWLVSHPKSLVRYGCRFVHGLPPDSVTEYLWKHEHSLEQVFPTYPEQVCFVGHTHDLMRFTYGKGVCSERLPLPEGELQLDPTLRHLVNVGAVGQPRDGNNAAKYVLFDTETLKLTVRFIQYDIQKTVDRILACGLHRGFADRLW from the coding sequence ATGTCCAAAATAGCCATTATTTCCGACCCGCACGCCAACCTTGAGGCCCTGATACGGGTCCTCGACGATATCGAGGATCACTCCGTTGATGAAATCATCTGCACCGGCGACCTCATCGGATACGGCCCACAACCCCAGGAATGCTGCGATCTGGCCCGTGAACGGGAAATTACCGTACTGCAAGGCAACCATGAGCAGGGGTTGATCAACATCTACCACCTGCAAGGCTTCAACCAGCCAGCCAAGGATGCCCTGCGCAAAACCCGGGCCATGATCTCGGACGAAACATACACCTGGCTGGTATCCCACCCCAAATCGCTGGTTCGATACGGCTGCCGGTTCGTCCACGGATTGCCGCCGGATTCCGTGACCGAATACCTTTGGAAACATGAGCATAGTCTGGAGCAGGTCTTCCCCACATACCCCGAACAGGTTTGTTTTGTGGGACACACCCACGACCTGATGCGCTTCACGTACGGCAAGGGGGTATGCTCGGAGCGCCTGCCTTTGCCCGAAGGCGAACTGCAACTCGACCCAACCCTGCGTCATCTCGTCAACGTCGGCGCAGTGGGGCAGCCCAGGGATGGCAATAACGCTGCCAAGTATGTCCTGTTCGACACCGAGACCCTGAAGCTGACTGTGCGTTTCATTCAGTACGATATCCAGAAAACCGTAGACCGTATTCTCGCTTGCGGTCTGCACCGGGGTTTTGCCGACCGCCTCTGGTAG
- a CDS encoding c-type cytochrome: MSRKLMLIVSTLLISIFAFSAAFAMGGGNARKGKFLYRKNCRSCHGTSASDLSPSSKTQAQWTATFADTGKIQCSGDWTISEQDLNDIFTYLHDYASDSPSPAKCS, from the coding sequence ATGTCACGCAAACTGATGCTGATCGTATCGACCCTGCTTATTTCCATTTTCGCTTTTTCCGCAGCCTTTGCCATGGGCGGCGGCAACGCCCGCAAGGGTAAGTTCCTGTACCGGAAGAACTGTCGTTCCTGCCACGGAACCAGCGCTTCCGACCTCAGCCCCTCTTCCAAGACACAGGCCCAGTGGACCGCCACCTTCGCCGACACAGGCAAGATTCAGTGTTCCGGCGACTGGACCATTTCCGAACAGGATCTCAACGACATCTTCACCTACCTGCACGACTACGCTTCGGACTCTCCGTCCCCGGCCAAGTGCAGCTAA
- a CDS encoding molybdopterin-containing oxidoreductase family protein, translating to MSDHKISRRDFFKASSLFAASAVGGPAVLGGLKKAQAAPVQAAPWESRFSACDMCFNKCGLIARVEDGVVKKLDPNPKFLKSRGMLCARGNAGIRQVYDPDRLKYPMLRKGARGEGKWQRIPWDEALDMAAQKMQEVREKYLPCGHLFSAGTDLHTQFVGRFAEVYGSFNVTSHESLCLVSNNRAFLDTFGEVPFADVLHSKYVIMCGANRFEALVTPDSMDLMTAMREHGCKLVTLDPRYTKTAALSDEWHPIKPGTDMAFMLALAHVIIHEKLYDPQWIAEKTYGIEQLAEHVKQYTPQFAAEECNIPAEDIARIARELAAAAPSAMIYPGRRSSDYEDSTQIRRAFAIVNGLLGNWDRPGGLLAARAVGLKGVPYDAPWYDDNHFERVDGNKVPMMFEHEGSFLITRDAILADDPYEIRGWLVYKTNPMGTAPNRQKTIEMMNKMDFITVIDIAMSDTAWFADLVLPSQSYLERYDPCSGLQGSSACACVVKRDPVVDPLYESRPCFDIMKDLANRMELGEYFDFTIPEYREKQLEELPHAEEILDRDGVYYNPSKVYGIYEGKVYKTLSKKIELYNQRYEKMGIDPLPSYTPPVKVPKNQFRLIIGRDAMTTQSSTANNSLLNEFNPTNTLWINTAKAQQLGIANGETVVVSSPVGTQELQAEVTDRIREDAVYMLTGYNTLSTMQHLAHGNGASINELLVDDYDTVTGNASMHTTFVTVTRKVA from the coding sequence GTGTCCGATCACAAAATTTCCCGCCGCGACTTCTTCAAGGCTTCGAGTCTTTTTGCGGCTTCAGCCGTAGGTGGCCCGGCAGTGCTGGGTGGCCTGAAAAAAGCACAGGCGGCTCCTGTACAGGCTGCCCCCTGGGAATCCAGGTTTTCCGCCTGTGATATGTGCTTCAACAAATGCGGTCTCATCGCCCGCGTGGAAGACGGGGTGGTCAAGAAACTTGACCCGAATCCGAAGTTCCTCAAATCACGCGGCATGTTATGCGCCCGCGGCAATGCGGGCATCCGTCAGGTCTATGACCCGGACCGCCTGAAATACCCCATGCTCCGAAAAGGTGCCCGGGGTGAAGGCAAATGGCAGCGCATTCCATGGGACGAAGCCCTGGATATGGCTGCGCAAAAGATGCAGGAAGTACGCGAAAAGTACCTCCCCTGCGGCCATCTGTTCTCTGCCGGAACCGACCTCCATACACAGTTCGTGGGCCGCTTCGCCGAAGTATACGGCTCATTCAATGTGACATCCCACGAATCCCTGTGTCTGGTCTCCAACAACCGCGCCTTCCTCGACACATTCGGCGAGGTGCCCTTTGCCGACGTGCTCCATTCGAAATACGTCATCATGTGTGGTGCCAACCGCTTTGAAGCGTTGGTCACACCGGACTCCATGGACCTGATGACCGCCATGCGCGAGCACGGCTGCAAGCTGGTCACCCTTGATCCGCGTTACACCAAGACCGCGGCCCTGTCCGATGAATGGCATCCCATCAAGCCGGGAACCGACATGGCCTTCATGCTCGCCCTGGCCCACGTCATCATCCATGAGAAGCTGTATGACCCGCAGTGGATTGCGGAAAAGACCTACGGCATCGAGCAGCTTGCCGAACACGTCAAACAGTACACCCCGCAATTTGCCGCGGAAGAATGCAATATTCCGGCGGAAGATATCGCCCGCATCGCCAGAGAATTGGCGGCCGCGGCACCGTCGGCCATGATCTACCCGGGTCGACGCAGCTCCGACTACGAAGACTCCACCCAGATCAGGCGCGCTTTTGCCATCGTCAACGGCCTGCTCGGCAACTGGGACCGTCCCGGTGGCCTGCTGGCCGCCCGAGCAGTGGGACTCAAGGGCGTTCCCTATGATGCCCCCTGGTATGACGACAACCATTTCGAGCGCGTGGACGGCAACAAGGTACCCATGATGTTCGAGCATGAAGGCTCGTTCCTCATCACCCGTGACGCCATTCTCGCCGACGATCCGTACGAAATCCGCGGCTGGCTGGTCTACAAGACCAACCCCATGGGTACGGCCCCCAACCGGCAGAAAACCATCGAGATGATGAACAAAATGGACTTCATCACGGTCATCGATATCGCCATGTCCGACACGGCATGGTTTGCCGATCTCGTGCTGCCGTCCCAGTCCTATCTGGAGCGCTACGATCCCTGTTCGGGATTGCAGGGCTCAAGCGCCTGCGCCTGCGTGGTCAAACGCGACCCCGTTGTCGATCCGCTGTACGAATCGCGGCCCTGTTTTGATATCATGAAAGACCTGGCCAACCGGATGGAGCTTGGCGAATACTTCGACTTCACCATCCCCGAGTACCGTGAGAAGCAATTGGAAGAACTGCCGCACGCCGAGGAAATTCTCGACCGCGACGGCGTCTACTACAACCCGTCCAAGGTCTACGGCATCTATGAGGGCAAGGTGTACAAGACCCTGTCCAAGAAGATCGAGCTGTACAACCAGCGATACGAGAAGATGGGCATCGACCCGCTGCCGAGCTACACACCGCCGGTCAAGGTCCCGAAAAACCAGTTCCGGCTGATCATCGGCCGCGACGCCATGACGACGCAGTCGTCCACGGCCAACAATTCACTGCTCAACGAGTTCAACCCCACCAACACGCTGTGGATCAACACGGCCAAGGCCCAGCAACTGGGCATCGCCAATGGCGAAACCGTGGTTGTTTCCAGCCCGGTGGGAACGCAGGAGCTGCAGGCCGAGGTCACGGACCGTATCCGCGAGGATGCCGTCTACATGCTCACCGGCTACAACACCCTGTCCACCATGCAACATCTCGCTCACGGCAACGGGGCGTCCATCAACGAGCTTCTGGTCGATGACTATGACACCGTGACGGGCAACGCCTCCATGCACACCACGTTTGTCACCGTAACAAGGAAGGTGGCGTAA
- a CDS encoding 4Fe-4S dicluster domain-containing protein → MAHQLAMVIDATKCIDCKGCVAACKVANDVPEGQWRNWIKVDETIPAPGLLPKRKARFQPGACMHCDIPSCVDACPTGATYKNIDTGEVIINEDLCIGCGNCIPACPYGARFRNEQKRKADKCNYCPERRAQGIPPACVDTCPTKARVFGDINDPESEAGRLYQKNKDSLKRIIAKTETMPNMYYLGDPGVTDWAGEAVMPASMLAMKESAPFIKGIVGLSGLGVLAMLARQLFVDSPEETSGKEDSDA, encoded by the coding sequence ATGGCACATCAACTGGCAATGGTCATCGATGCGACCAAATGCATCGACTGCAAGGGATGCGTCGCCGCCTGCAAGGTGGCAAACGACGTACCCGAAGGGCAGTGGCGCAACTGGATCAAGGTGGACGAAACCATACCGGCTCCAGGCCTCCTTCCCAAGCGCAAGGCACGCTTCCAGCCCGGAGCCTGCATGCATTGCGATATTCCGTCCTGCGTTGACGCCTGTCCGACCGGCGCAACCTACAAGAATATCGACACCGGCGAAGTCATCATCAACGAGGACCTGTGCATCGGCTGCGGCAACTGCATTCCGGCCTGCCCATACGGGGCGCGCTTCCGCAATGAGCAGAAGCGCAAAGCCGACAAGTGCAACTACTGCCCGGAACGCCGCGCACAGGGCATCCCTCCGGCATGCGTAGACACCTGCCCGACCAAGGCACGGGTATTCGGCGACATCAACGACCCGGAGAGCGAAGCCGGACGTCTGTATCAAAAAAACAAGGACAGCCTGAAGCGTATCATCGCCAAAACCGAGACCATGCCCAACATGTACTACCTCGGTGATCCCGGCGTGACGGACTGGGCTGGCGAAGCGGTCATGCCCGCTTCCATGCTCGCCATGAAGGAGAGCGCGCCGTTCATCAAGGGTATCGTCGGCCTTTCGGGCCTTGGTGTTCTGGCCATGCTGGCCCGCCAACTGTTCGTCGATTCGCCTGAAGAAACGAGCGGCAAGGAGGACTCCGATGCCTAA
- a CDS encoding formate dehydrogenase subunit gamma, translated as MPKIMHKRHDKSDIFIHWYNAVCWILLLVTGVGLIQHQAIDPFGSGYPEALRNMVGGGGNLLRIHEGIGLAWIAGFIIYLIINFKGAMFFLSEVFPVSIGRDMTWMFKKMVLMTLGPNVLKKMGVDPELPDQGFYNMGQKAFAQASVVGGVVIAVTGVIMYLSDRSFGTEATGLVSWSIFIHFIAVGLVFAGLLVHVYMAAISKEERPGFKSMFTGVVPDDYAKHHHRLWWNKVKAGGK; from the coding sequence ATGCCTAAAATCATGCACAAACGACACGACAAGTCAGATATCTTCATCCACTGGTACAACGCGGTTTGCTGGATTCTCCTGCTGGTCACCGGCGTGGGGCTTATCCAGCACCAGGCCATCGACCCGTTCGGGTCCGGCTATCCCGAGGCATTGCGCAACATGGTCGGCGGCGGGGGCAACCTGCTACGCATCCATGAGGGCATCGGCCTGGCCTGGATCGCCGGGTTCATCATCTATCTGATCATCAACTTCAAGGGCGCCATGTTCTTTCTTTCCGAGGTCTTTCCTGTCTCCATCGGACGGGACATGACCTGGATGTTCAAGAAGATGGTCCTGATGACACTGGGGCCCAACGTCCTCAAGAAGATGGGCGTGGACCCGGAACTGCCGGATCAGGGATTTTACAACATGGGACAGAAAGCCTTTGCCCAGGCCAGTGTGGTCGGTGGTGTGGTTATCGCTGTTACCGGCGTGATCATGTACCTGTCCGACCGCTCTTTCGGGACGGAAGCCACCGGTCTGGTCAGTTGGTCCATATTCATCCACTTCATCGCAGTGGGGCTGGTCTTTGCCGGTCTGCTGGTACACGTCTACATGGCTGCCATATCCAAGGAGGAACGCCCTGGATTCAAGTCCATGTTCACCGGTGTCGTGCCGGACGATTATGCCAAGCATCACCACCGCCTGTGGTGGAACAAGGTCAAAGCCGGGGGCAAGTAG
- a CDS encoding rhodanese-like domain-containing protein has product MHKRLLAVFMMMALTMTVMAGAAAAEEGKQPTFKEFHSIVDYKYVAKYAKMPKPNGVMIVDSRPYKPKFVAGYIPTAVSIPTSQFDKMTDLLPANKDDLLIFYCGGFKCALSHKAAWKAEKLGYTNVKVYAAGFPDFKKHHPYYSIGLETLNDMIANGDQYALVDARPYKKYLSGAIPSAIGIPEREFADKRGMLPVDKAGTALVYYCGGYKCALSHKSAIKARYLGYKKVMVAEAGYPGWKEMFGGADAVQVKAGAMEGAVDTEWFLATIKSNPDAITLIDVRDPEEYAAGHFPSAINMPVDMVEKKAKEIPTDKPIVFSCATGARAGEAYYLFMDLVPDAKNVYYLEATNDFNEDNTYEVHPNK; this is encoded by the coding sequence ATGCACAAGCGATTACTTGCCGTCTTCATGATGATGGCACTGACAATGACAGTCATGGCCGGGGCGGCCGCGGCTGAAGAAGGCAAACAGCCGACGTTCAAGGAATTCCATTCCATCGTTGACTACAAATACGTGGCGAAATACGCCAAGATGCCAAAGCCCAACGGGGTCATGATCGTTGACTCGCGCCCCTACAAACCGAAATTCGTTGCCGGTTACATCCCGACTGCCGTGTCCATTCCGACCAGCCAGTTTGACAAGATGACCGACCTGCTGCCCGCAAACAAGGATGACCTGCTCATCTTCTATTGCGGCGGTTTCAAGTGCGCTCTCTCCCACAAGGCGGCATGGAAAGCAGAGAAGCTCGGCTACACCAACGTCAAGGTTTACGCCGCCGGTTTCCCGGATTTCAAGAAGCATCATCCGTACTACTCCATCGGTCTGGAGACCCTTAACGACATGATCGCCAACGGTGATCAGTACGCACTGGTCGACGCTCGTCCGTACAAAAAGTATCTGTCCGGTGCCATCCCGTCCGCCATCGGTATTCCCGAGCGCGAATTTGCCGACAAGCGCGGCATGCTGCCCGTGGACAAGGCCGGAACCGCACTGGTCTACTACTGCGGCGGTTACAAGTGCGCTCTGTCCCACAAGTCCGCCATCAAGGCCCGCTACCTTGGCTACAAGAAGGTCATGGTCGCCGAAGCCGGCTACCCCGGCTGGAAGGAAATGTTCGGCGGTGCTGACGCCGTGCAGGTCAAGGCTGGCGCAATGGAAGGAGCCGTGGATACCGAGTGGTTCCTGGCAACCATCAAGAGCAACCCGGACGCCATCACATTGATCGACGTTCGCGACCCGGAAGAATACGCAGCCGGTCACTTCCCGTCCGCCATCAACATGCCTGTCGACATGGTGGAAAAGAAGGCCAAGGAAATCCCCACGGACAAGCCCATCGTCTTCTCCTGCGCCACCGGTGCACGAGCTGGCGAAGCCTACTACCTGTTCATGGATCTGGTGCCTGATGCCAAGAACGTCTACTACCTTGAAGCCACCAACGACTTCAACGAAGACAATACCTATGAAGTACATCCCAACAAGTAG
- a CDS encoding rhodanese-like domain-containing protein — protein MMKTTSSIVVVLLVLCLFLPNAARCADEEIWWESAREEADKEGYKLINTKELAEILDSDSTAIIVDVRADYEFMAGHIPDAENMEFDLGDRMGLSDEKRTAFTELIGGDKQRRVIIYCRSFRULRSSIAAHWAVRLGYTEVYRYPGGFHRWQETHPEQVVGDDSAKKVLAVGDLFPDCRVAVLNGEDDREYLGLPPGTRWLSLSDLKAKFVLIQLYNTLCSDCVAETKMLTRFFRKVQADAFLADNLKIIGLGVYDTNRDVVRFKKHYNVLYPLFSDSHGQIFECLGQAELPLAYLVRSQGDGTWIIELVKRGYFEPDDTFLDTLRGAIETPITAD, from the coding sequence ATGATGAAAACTACTTCCTCCATTGTAGTTGTGCTTCTTGTCCTGTGTCTTTTTCTTCCGAATGCAGCCCGATGTGCGGACGAAGAGATATGGTGGGAATCGGCGCGGGAGGAAGCCGATAAAGAAGGGTACAAGCTCATCAACACCAAGGAACTGGCCGAAATTCTCGATTCAGACTCCACCGCCATCATTGTTGATGTACGTGCGGATTATGAATTCATGGCCGGCCACATCCCCGATGCCGAGAATATGGAGTTCGACCTCGGTGACCGGATGGGACTTTCCGACGAGAAGCGAACCGCTTTCACGGAGTTGATAGGTGGCGACAAACAGCGTCGGGTGATCATCTACTGCCGGAGCTTCAGGTGACTGCGCTCCAGCATTGCGGCGCACTGGGCAGTGCGTCTCGGATACACCGAAGTCTATCGGTATCCCGGCGGGTTTCACCGCTGGCAGGAAACGCATCCCGAACAGGTGGTAGGTGATGATTCAGCCAAGAAGGTTCTGGCAGTGGGCGATCTGTTCCCCGACTGTCGAGTGGCGGTGCTCAACGGCGAGGATGACCGAGAATATCTCGGCCTGCCGCCGGGAACACGCTGGCTGTCTCTCTCGGACCTCAAGGCAAAGTTTGTTCTTATCCAACTCTACAACACCCTGTGCAGCGACTGTGTGGCCGAAACAAAAATGCTCACCCGCTTCTTCCGCAAGGTGCAGGCTGACGCGTTTCTGGCTGACAATCTCAAAATCATCGGCCTCGGCGTGTACGACACCAACCGGGATGTGGTGCGCTTCAAGAAACACTATAACGTACTGTATCCGCTCTTTTCGGACAGTCACGGACAGATATTCGAATGCCTCGGACAGGCAGAACTGCCCCTGGCCTATCTGGTGCGATCCCAGGGCGATGGCACATGGATCATTGAATTGGTGAAACGAGGATACTTCGAACCGGACGACACGTTCCTTGATACGCTGCGGGGCGCCATTGAAACGCCGATAACCGCCGATTAA
- a CDS encoding TorD/DmsD family molecular chaperone — protein sequence MPVNQLVDRDKRLYILNVIELLAAIFRGPDSSGWTMLSEKAVPELAARPPKTTGHLTAHIEKLQAAILPMSDSPEIIEDVQSEYVRLFVAGRGGVVAPLYESCYEGDTPAVMGDAALAMQHRLSEAGLEVDLPSNEPPDHLSLELEYLYHLLAHGWAEDRSDLEAQGRVFAGDMLAWVRRFDARLADGHPHAVFAAATRCMVAVLETVRT from the coding sequence ATGCCCGTCAATCAACTCGTCGATCGCGACAAGCGGCTCTATATACTCAATGTCATCGAACTGTTGGCCGCCATATTCCGTGGTCCTGATTCCAGCGGATGGACAATGCTGTCCGAAAAGGCGGTTCCCGAACTGGCCGCACGGCCTCCGAAAACCACCGGGCACCTTACGGCTCATATTGAAAAACTGCAAGCCGCTATTTTGCCCATGTCTGATTCGCCTGAAATCATTGAGGATGTTCAGTCCGAGTACGTTCGCCTTTTCGTCGCAGGCCGGGGCGGCGTTGTCGCACCGCTTTATGAATCCTGTTACGAAGGCGATACTCCGGCCGTCATGGGCGACGCAGCCCTTGCCATGCAGCATCGTCTAAGCGAGGCCGGACTCGAAGTGGACCTTCCGTCCAACGAACCGCCGGATCACCTCTCCCTTGAGCTGGAATATCTCTACCATCTCCTCGCCCATGGTTGGGCGGAAGACCGTTCCGATCTGGAAGCGCAGGGCCGAGTCTTCGCAGGCGATATGCTAGCCTGGGTGCGCCGTTTCGATGCCAGACTTGCCGACGGTCATCCCCATGCGGTCTTTGCGGCTGCCACGCGGTGCATGGTCGCCGTCCTTGAGACCGTCAGGACTTAA
- a CDS encoding metal-sensitive transcriptional regulator, whose amino-acid sequence MNTAASKMEQEAIKKNVLSRMKRIEGQVRGIQGMIESGKECEDILVQVRAVRSALQSANKLILKRYLLKCHADSLENGESHDESLEKFIKVLTGFLDG is encoded by the coding sequence ATGAACACTGCAGCGAGTAAAATGGAACAGGAAGCGATAAAGAAAAACGTGCTCTCGCGCATGAAGCGCATTGAAGGGCAGGTTCGTGGCATCCAGGGCATGATCGAAAGCGGCAAGGAATGCGAAGATATCCTTGTTCAGGTTCGGGCTGTTCGCTCGGCCCTGCAATCGGCCAACAAACTCATCCTGAAGCGCTATCTTCTGAAGTGCCACGCCGATTCGCTGGAAAACGGCGAATCCCACGATGAGTCCCTCGAAAAATTCATCAAGGTCCTGACCGGATTCCTTGACGGATAG
- a CDS encoding EF-hand domain-containing protein yields the protein MKHLLMTICLMAALAMPAMADTNYDVCFSSLDIDGNGSISKSEFLIAFSDGDMGLFDEADGNEDGDVTHEEWEEFKAGKGFEEGDA from the coding sequence ATGAAACACCTACTGATGACCATCTGCCTGATGGCAGCCTTGGCCATGCCTGCAATGGCGGACACCAACTACGACGTTTGCTTCAGCTCCCTTGATATCGACGGGAACGGCTCCATTTCAAAAAGCGAATTTCTCATAGCCTTCTCTGATGGCGACATGGGGCTCTTCGACGAAGCCGACGGTAACGAAGATGGTGACGTCACCCATGAGGAATGGGAAGAATTCAAGGCCGGTAAGGGTTTTGAGGAAGGCGACGCATAA